Part of the Ruania alba genome is shown below.
CCCAGCTGGCGTACGTGGGCAGTGCTCGGGGTCACGAGACCATCGATGCCGCCATCGCCGACCCGCAGTGCCGGGCCTGGGTGGAGCAGTACTGGGACGAGGCCGAGCGCAACCTGGGCCTGCCGGGCGAGGAGGTGCAGGCCTACCGCGCCGCACTGATCGCGCGGTACGAGAACCCGAGGGTGCGCCACCTCACCGCCCAGATCGCCTACGACGGGTCGCAGAAGCTCCCGGTGCGCACTCTGCCGACGCTGAACGCCGACCGCGCCGCCGGCCGGCTTCCGACCGGCTGTGCGACCACGCTGGCCGGCTGGATCCTGCACCTGCGCGGTATCGGGGCGCCGGTCCAGGACGCCGGTGCCGGGCCTGCGCAGGAGGCCGCGAACGCCGGGGACGCGGCCGACGTGGCCGGGGCCGTGCTGGAGACCCTGCAGCCCGGACTGGGCGAGGACACCGAGCTGGTGGCCGCCGTGGTGGCCCAGGCGGGGGCCATCACCACCTGACGGCCGGGCAGGAGTCGACTGACGCGTGCGGGAATACCTCGACGTGTGTGGCGTTACACCTCTCAGAAGTTCATGCAAACGCATGAATTAGGTACCGTGAGAACCACGGCAGCAGACGAGAGGGACATCATGCAGTTCGGGATCTTCAGCGTCGGGGACGTGACCACGGACCCCACGACCGGCCGCACACCCACCGAGCACGAGCGGATCATGGCGATGGCGACCATCGCCAAGCACGCCGAGGAGGTCGGTCTGGACGTGTTCGCCACCGGCGAGCACCACAACCCGCCCTTCGTGCCGAGCTCGCCTACGACGTTCCTGGCGTACGTGGCCGCGCAGACCGAGCGGATCATCCTGTCCACGTCCACCACCCTGATCACCACGAACGACCCGGTGAAGATCGCCGAGGACTACGCCTACCTGCAGCACTTGGCCGGCGGCCGGGTGGACCTGATGCTCGGGCGCGGCAACCACGGACCGGTCTACCCCTGGTTCGGGCAGGACCCGCGCCAGGCGGTACCGCTGACCGTGGAGAACTACCAGCTGCTGCGCCGCCTCTGGGACGAGGAGGTGGTGGACTGGGAGGGCCGCTTTCGCAAGCCCCTGCAGGGCTTCACCGCGACCCCGCGCCCCTTGGACGGCGTGGCCCCGTTCGTGTGGCACGGATCGATCCGCACCCCGCAGGTGGCCGAGCTGGCCGCCTTCCACGGGGACGGGTTCTTCGCCAACCACATCTTC
Proteins encoded:
- a CDS encoding LLM class flavin-dependent oxidoreductase — encoded protein: MQFGIFSVGDVTTDPTTGRTPTEHERIMAMATIAKHAEEVGLDVFATGEHHNPPFVPSSPTTFLAYVAAQTERIILSTSTTLITTNDPVKIAEDYAYLQHLAGGRVDLMLGRGNHGPVYPWFGQDPRQAVPLTVENYQLLRRLWDEEVVDWEGRFRKPLQGFTATPRPLDGVAPFVWHGSIRTPQVAELAAFHGDGFFANHIFWPKQHFQQLIGLYRERFEHYGHGSADQAVVGLGGQVFMRKNSQDAVNEFRPYFDNAPVYGHGPSLEEFTEATPLTVGSPQEVIDKTLSFTESFGHYQRQLFLMDHAGLPLKTVLEQLDLLGDEVVPVLRKELAKNRPAHVPHGPTHAARVEAAGGPVDLTPQFAVDPMSGSAVPR